The Paenibacillus sp. FSL R7-0204 genome includes a region encoding these proteins:
- a CDS encoding RNA-guided endonuclease InsQ/TnpB family protein, producing MGNEYIRTVNELTEQAERSGTFPKLTSKTVQANLPSAVKNQVIRDANSLFQRFKKTKKRPLLQKRVYYVNNQNYTIRGNHISFPVILDGKVQRLVVPALLPDRERDMLAKGKLGLLRVVQKSAKWFVQISIERPTKPADGHELMGIDLGLKVPAVVVTSSGKTTFCGNGRKNKFVRRKYSTYRRKLGKLKQLSAIRKQNDKESRYMKDQNHKISRQIVNMAIQEKVSVIKLEKLTDIRKTTRTSRKNAKNLHHWSFYQLQMFIGYKATLAGIQVVEVNPAYTSQTCPSCGERNKAKDRTYQCDCGYTAHRDRVGAINIMRQPVADGNSLPA from the coding sequence ATGGGCAACGAATACATTCGAACCGTCAACGAACTAACGGAGCAAGCCGAAAGGTCTGGAACGTTCCCGAAACTAACTTCAAAAACCGTTCAAGCCAATCTACCCTCTGCCGTAAAGAATCAAGTGATTCGAGACGCCAATAGCCTATTTCAGCGGTTCAAGAAAACGAAGAAGCGACCTCTTCTCCAAAAGAGGGTGTACTACGTGAACAATCAAAACTATACGATTCGGGGCAACCACATTTCGTTCCCAGTAATCCTGGATGGAAAAGTACAACGTCTTGTGGTGCCTGCGCTTCTGCCAGATCGGGAGCGAGACATGCTTGCGAAGGGGAAGCTTGGACTTCTGCGTGTGGTTCAAAAATCAGCAAAATGGTTTGTTCAAATTTCAATCGAACGACCGACTAAGCCAGCCGATGGTCATGAACTGATGGGGATTGATTTAGGCTTGAAAGTGCCTGCTGTTGTCGTAACCTCTAGTGGCAAGACAACATTTTGCGGAAATGGACGTAAAAACAAGTTTGTTCGCCGTAAGTACAGTACCTATCGCCGCAAATTAGGAAAGCTTAAACAGCTATCCGCAATCCGTAAACAGAACGACAAGGAAAGTCGTTATATGAAAGATCAGAATCACAAAATCAGCCGCCAGATCGTGAATATGGCCATTCAAGAAAAGGTGTCTGTCATCAAGCTGGAGAAGCTGACGGATATTCGGAAGACGACAAGAACAAGTCGTAAAAACGCCAAAAACCTGCATCATTGGTCGTTCTATCAGTTGCAAATGTTCATCGGGTATAAGGCGACACTCGCTGGAATCCAAGTGGTTGAAGTGAATCCGGCCTACACCTCGCAAACCTGTCCCTCTTGTGGAGAGCGGAACAAAGCAAAGGATCGAACGTATCAGTGCGACTGCGGTTATACAGCACATCGGGATCGGGTCGGTGCGATTAACATCATGCGTCAACCTGTGGCAGATGGTAACAGTCTGCCAGCCTAG
- a CDS encoding LolA family protein has product MRRITWVLAIIMSVALVLAGCGKKDAASVVKDLNQVSDKLESKQGAYQGSGTMTLYTGEQPQDYKVEVWYKNPSYYRISLSNVQKDVKQIVLRNDEGVFVLTPSLGKSFRFQSDWPDKQGQVYLYQTLLKGIVSDNNRQFVEDGDNYVFEVAANYQSSALVRQKIWLNKKTYEPKQVQVSDSEAKVVVNVTFDSFKFDPEFTADSFDMQKNMAAGSPSENTMAEVDQEGNPVVSEDGEQAGEPVTAELGDFGIIEPAYIPAGVKLKDTNKIEGSKDHAVLIRYDGVYQYTIMEARPLDRAVSLAPGTLVDLGFTAGLLSGDEQQTLTWMSEGVEYRITSANLPVTEMMQIAASMEEQSGK; this is encoded by the coding sequence ATGCGCCGGATAACATGGGTACTCGCGATCATTATGAGCGTGGCCTTAGTATTGGCGGGGTGCGGGAAGAAGGATGCCGCCTCTGTGGTCAAGGATCTGAATCAAGTGTCTGACAAGCTGGAGAGCAAGCAGGGAGCTTATCAGGGCTCAGGCACAATGACCTTGTACACTGGGGAGCAGCCGCAGGATTACAAGGTGGAGGTATGGTATAAGAACCCTTCGTATTACCGGATCAGCCTGTCGAACGTTCAGAAGGACGTGAAGCAGATCGTGCTGCGCAATGATGAGGGCGTATTCGTCCTTACCCCAAGCCTTGGCAAAAGCTTCCGCTTCCAGAGCGACTGGCCGGATAAGCAAGGGCAAGTGTATCTGTACCAGACGCTGCTGAAGGGGATTGTCTCTGACAATAACCGGCAGTTCGTGGAGGACGGGGATAATTATGTGTTCGAGGTCGCTGCCAATTATCAGAGCAGTGCGCTGGTCCGCCAGAAGATCTGGCTGAACAAAAAGACCTATGAGCCGAAGCAGGTGCAGGTATCGGATTCCGAAGCCAAGGTTGTGGTGAACGTGACCTTCGACAGCTTCAAGTTCGATCCGGAATTCACAGCAGATTCCTTCGATATGCAGAAGAATATGGCGGCCGGCAGCCCTTCCGAGAACACGATGGCGGAAGTGGATCAGGAAGGCAATCCGGTGGTCTCTGAAGATGGTGAACAGGCCGGTGAGCCGGTTACAGCCGAGCTGGGCGACTTCGGGATCATTGAGCCGGCTTACATTCCGGCCGGTGTGAAGCTGAAGGACACCAACAAGATTGAAGGCAGCAAGGATCATGCGGTGCTGATCCGCTATGACGGTGTCTACCAGTATACGATTATGGAAGCTCGTCCGCTGGACCGTGCGGTGTCGCTGGCTCCCGGAACACTGGTTGATCTGGGCTTCACGGCAGGCCTGCTTAGCGGGGATGAGCAGCAGACGCTGACCTGGATGAGCGAGGGTGTAGAGTACCGGATTACAAGCGCAAATCTGCCAGTTACGGAAATGATGCAAATAGCCGCTTCTATGGAGGAACAATCGGGTAAATAA
- a CDS encoding TatD family hydrolase has protein sequence MIDAHIHLDQYEDNVLSSMLEGLPEQGIKALIAVSMNHASSKRTRELAARYPGLVKPAYGFHPEQALPTEEELNALLKWITDHADNMVAIGEIGLPYYSRAEALERGEAWDMAPYIQLLDRLLGLAARLGKPVVLHAVYEDAWTVCDLLEQHGLTQAHFHWFKGPAATVDRMISRGYYISFTPDILYEPEIQELARRYPPELVMAETDGPWPFEGPFAGRTTHPAMVHDVAAAWGALHGYSVAEARAKLTANTVRFYGL, from the coding sequence ATGATTGATGCCCATATTCATCTGGACCAATATGAGGACAACGTATTGTCCTCCATGCTGGAGGGACTGCCGGAGCAGGGCATAAAGGCCCTGATCGCAGTCTCGATGAACCACGCTTCCAGCAAGCGTACCCGGGAGCTCGCAGCCAGATATCCCGGCCTCGTGAAGCCTGCTTATGGCTTCCATCCAGAGCAGGCGCTGCCTACGGAGGAAGAACTGAACGCGCTGCTGAAATGGATTACAGACCATGCGGACAATATGGTCGCTATTGGTGAAATCGGTCTTCCCTACTACTCCCGGGCAGAAGCTCTGGAGCGTGGCGAAGCTTGGGATATGGCACCCTACATTCAGCTTCTGGACAGACTTCTTGGACTGGCTGCACGTTTGGGCAAGCCTGTAGTACTGCATGCCGTCTATGAGGATGCATGGACCGTATGCGATCTGCTGGAGCAGCATGGCCTTACGCAGGCCCATTTCCACTGGTTCAAGGGCCCCGCCGCTACCGTTGACCGGATGATTAGCCGCGGTTACTACATTTCCTTCACTCCCGACATCCTCTATGAACCGGAGATTCAGGAGCTGGCACGCCGCTATCCGCCGGAGCTGGTCATGGCAGAGACGGACGGCCCCTGGCCGTTTGAAGGGCCGTTCGCCGGGCGCACCACCCATCCGGCTATGGTCCATGACGTGGCCGCCGCCTGGGGGGCGCTGCATGGCTATTCCGTTGCCGAAGCCAGAGCAAAGCTGACGGCGAATACGGTGCGATTTTATGGGTTATAG
- a CDS encoding MFS transporter — MKAYVPVQQQAGSPEDAKAVPGWITFLLAVSCGLIVANLYYTQTLVGPIGQAIHLSAGATGLIVTLTQIGYVAGLLFIVPLSDIIENRRLTVMSLILVVAALALSVLAPNAPLFLAASLLIGLGSVAAQVLVPYASYLATEEDRGRVVGNVMSGLLLGIMFARPVASFMAGLWGWQSIFIVSAVVTALLTLLLSRVLPARKPAPGLRYGQLLRSLGTLLTHTPVLRRRALYQASLFGAFSLFWTTVPLHLSSEYHLSQQGIALFALAGVGGAVAAPIAGRLADKGWTRLLTGLGISLAVLSFILAYLLRDTSNLTLGLLVLTAILLDMSVSGNLVLGQRAIYSLGNETRGRLNGLFMAIFFIGGAVGSSLGGWAYAYGGWSLTTLIGLALPVLALICFLSEKKEHA; from the coding sequence ATGAAGGCTTACGTCCCGGTGCAACAACAAGCAGGTTCCCCTGAAGACGCAAAGGCTGTTCCCGGCTGGATCACATTTCTGCTGGCCGTATCCTGCGGACTGATCGTGGCGAATCTCTATTATACCCAGACGCTGGTTGGGCCCATCGGGCAGGCGATTCATCTGTCGGCCGGAGCGACGGGGCTAATCGTTACCCTGACGCAGATCGGTTACGTAGCCGGACTGCTGTTCATTGTCCCGCTCAGCGATATTATTGAGAACCGCCGGCTGACTGTGATGTCGCTGATTCTGGTTGTGGCTGCCCTGGCGCTGTCCGTCCTGGCACCAAATGCACCGCTGTTCCTGGCCGCCTCCTTGCTGATCGGGCTGGGCTCGGTAGCAGCGCAGGTCCTGGTGCCCTATGCCTCCTATCTGGCCACAGAGGAAGATCGCGGCCGCGTCGTAGGCAATGTAATGAGCGGACTGCTGCTGGGCATTATGTTCGCCCGCCCGGTCGCCAGCTTCATGGCCGGACTCTGGGGCTGGCAGTCCATCTTCATCGTCTCGGCTGTCGTTACTGCGCTGCTGACGCTGCTCCTGTCCCGTGTCCTGCCCGCCCGGAAGCCCGCTCCCGGCTTGAGATACGGACAATTACTCCGCTCTCTGGGCACATTGCTCACGCATACGCCGGTGCTGCGGCGCCGCGCTCTATACCAGGCCAGCCTGTTCGGCGCCTTCAGTCTGTTCTGGACGACCGTTCCACTGCATCTGTCCAGCGAGTATCATCTGTCTCAGCAAGGAATCGCCCTGTTTGCCCTGGCTGGCGTGGGCGGAGCCGTAGCCGCGCCGATTGCGGGCAGATTGGCTGACAAGGGCTGGACCCGGTTATTGACTGGTCTTGGCATTTCACTGGCCGTTCTCTCTTTTATTCTGGCCTATCTGCTGCGGGATACCTCCAATCTTACACTAGGCCTGCTGGTGCTGACGGCGATTCTGCTCGATATGAGCGTGTCCGGTAATCTGGTGCTGGGGCAGCGGGCGATTTATTCACTGGGCAATGAGACAAGGGGGCGGCTGAACGGCTTGTTCATGGCGATTTTCTTCATTGGAGGAGCCGTGGGATCATCACTCGGGGGCTGGGCGTATGCTTACGGCGGCTGGAGTCTGACAACCCTAATCGGGCTGGCACTGCCAGTGCTGGCGCTGATCTGCTTTTTGAGCGAGAAGAAGGAGCACGCTTGA
- the alr gene encoding alanine racemase, with product MKASYRPTAAEINLDDLRANYEALRGVLPQETKFMGCVKGNAYGHGAVEVTRELERLGADYVSVAFLDEALELRQAGILLPILVLGYTSPEGIAVAWENNITVTLFTPEVLAAVSALPVEKEHRLKVHIKIDSGMGRLGLLPEDAPAFIAEVHAVAQAELEGMFTHFARADEHNKSYTLMQHRRFMSVAEALRDMNITIPIIHTGNSATAIDTPLLSINMVRVGISLYGFYPSAEVNRELVALHPVMTLKTQAVYVKTLPPDSGISYGTRYFTAGDEIIATLPVGYADGYSRMLTGKAEVLIRGRRVPVVGTICMDQCMVSLKSFALEAEQIKAGEEVVLIGRQGTESITADELALHLGTIHYEVICMLAHRVPRVYVRQGTLPKLVNPLLQA from the coding sequence GTGAAGGCAAGCTATCGGCCGACAGCAGCCGAGATTAACCTGGATGATTTGCGTGCCAACTACGAAGCTTTACGCGGCGTTTTGCCGCAGGAGACCAAGTTCATGGGATGTGTCAAAGGAAATGCGTATGGACATGGAGCAGTGGAGGTAACGCGGGAGCTGGAGCGGCTTGGAGCGGACTATGTCAGTGTTGCTTTTCTGGATGAGGCATTGGAGCTGCGTCAGGCGGGAATACTACTTCCTATCCTGGTGCTGGGCTATACTTCACCGGAGGGCATTGCCGTAGCCTGGGAGAACAATATTACCGTTACACTGTTCACACCGGAAGTACTGGCAGCGGTTAGCGCCCTTCCTGTAGAGAAGGAGCACCGGCTGAAGGTACACATCAAGATTGACAGCGGAATGGGAAGACTGGGATTATTGCCGGAGGATGCGCCTGCATTCATCGCTGAGGTCCATGCGGTGGCACAGGCGGAGCTTGAAGGCATGTTCACCCATTTTGCCAGAGCAGACGAACACAACAAAAGCTATACACTAATGCAGCACCGACGTTTCATGAGCGTGGCGGAGGCGCTTCGGGACATGAACATTACCATCCCGATCATACATACGGGCAATAGCGCTACGGCCATTGATACACCTCTACTATCCATTAACATGGTGCGTGTAGGCATAAGCTTGTACGGATTCTACCCCTCGGCTGAGGTGAACCGTGAGCTGGTGGCTCTACACCCGGTAATGACGCTGAAGACGCAGGCTGTATATGTCAAAACCCTGCCGCCTGACTCAGGCATCAGCTACGGCACCCGGTATTTCACGGCAGGCGATGAGATCATCGCTACGCTCCCCGTGGGGTACGCTGACGGATATTCCCGCATGCTAACAGGCAAAGCGGAGGTGCTAATACGCGGACGCCGCGTTCCTGTCGTCGGAACGATCTGCATGGACCAGTGTATGGTATCACTCAAATCTTTCGCTCTAGAAGCGGAACAAATCAAAGCAGGCGAAGAGGTTGTACTCATCGGCCGCCAGGGCACCGAGTCGATCACGGCAGATGAACTGGCGCTCCATTTAGGGACGATCCACTACGAAGTAATCTGTATGCTGGCTCACCGGGTACCGCGCGTGTATGTACGCCAAGGTACGCTACCCAAACTCGTCAATCCCTTGCTGCAAGCCTAA
- a CDS encoding type II toxin-antitoxin system PemK/MazF family toxin, giving the protein MIVKRGDVFFADLSPVVGSEQGGVRPVLIIQNDIGNRFSPTVIVAAITAQIQKAKLPTHVEIDAAAHGFDRDSVILLEQVRTIDKQRLTDKITHLDDETMKLVDDSLQISLGLIDF; this is encoded by the coding sequence TTGATTGTTAAACGCGGCGACGTTTTTTTTGCCGACCTTTCACCGGTTGTGGGTTCTGAGCAAGGTGGAGTAAGGCCGGTACTGATCATTCAGAACGATATTGGCAATCGTTTCAGCCCGACTGTGATTGTGGCAGCTATCACTGCCCAGATCCAGAAGGCCAAGCTGCCGACACATGTCGAGATTGATGCAGCTGCTCATGGCTTTGACCGGGATTCTGTGATTCTGCTGGAGCAGGTTCGTACCATTGACAAGCAACGCTTAACGGATAAAATCACCCACCTGGATGATGAGACCATGAAGCTGGTGGATGATTCGCTGCAAATCAGCCTGGGGCTGATTGATTTCTGA
- a CDS encoding CopG family ribbon-helix-helix protein, which yields MANLQNTKRIMISLPDHLLQEVDGIVQLENSNRSELIRQAMKLYLSDRRKRTIRESMQRGYMEMAKINLTMACEAFLAEEDADSTLGRLVSGV from the coding sequence GTGGCCAATTTGCAGAACACCAAAAGAATCATGATCAGCTTGCCCGATCATCTCTTGCAGGAAGTAGATGGGATCGTTCAACTGGAGAACTCTAACCGTAGTGAATTGATCAGGCAGGCCATGAAGCTGTACTTGAGCGATCGGAGGAAACGTACCATCCGCGAGTCCATGCAGCGGGGCTATATGGAAATGGCTAAGATTAATTTGACCATGGCATGCGAGGCCTTTCTCGCAGAGGAAGATGCAGACAGTACTCTTGGCCGCTTAGTAAGCGGGGTGTAA
- a CDS encoding histidine phosphatase family protein, with protein MTTYIYMVRHGDSLRTGVDEWTRGLSPKGKEDALQVTECLKDEGIDVLYSSPYIRAVDTIADLADQLEQEIILIDDLREKVWMEGNQQLSDEGLYDELQKMYTDPDYALPGGESNRECQARAVKALLEILQTHAGERVVIGTHGLVMALMMSYFAPEYDLDFLLQTTKPDIYVMEFKEDEVLVRRMPL; from the coding sequence ATGACAACTTATATCTATATGGTAAGACACGGGGATTCGCTGCGGACCGGGGTGGATGAATGGACGCGCGGCCTGTCGCCCAAGGGCAAGGAGGATGCCCTGCAGGTCACGGAATGCCTGAAGGATGAAGGGATAGATGTGTTGTACAGCAGCCCGTATATCCGGGCGGTCGATACGATTGCGGATTTGGCGGATCAACTGGAGCAGGAAATCATTCTGATCGATGATCTTAGAGAAAAGGTCTGGATGGAGGGCAACCAGCAGCTATCCGACGAAGGCTTATACGATGAACTCCAGAAGATGTACACCGATCCCGATTATGCCCTGCCGGGCGGGGAATCGAACCGGGAGTGCCAGGCACGTGCAGTGAAGGCGCTGCTGGAAATCCTGCAGACCCATGCAGGGGAGCGGGTGGTCATCGGAACCCACGGGCTGGTCATGGCCTTGATGATGAGCTATTTTGCCCCGGAATATGATCTGGACTTCCTGCTGCAGACGACCAAGCCGGATATCTATGTCATGGAGTTCAAAGAAGATGAAGTACTGGTCCGGCGGATGCCTCTGTAA
- a CDS encoding MFS transporter gives MSLLLKNRGAMLLLMLNIFLAFTGIGLVVPIMPTYMNELGIGGSVVGLLVAAFSLTQLLVSPFAGRLSDKMGRKKIIVGGLAVFAFSELLFGLADASWVLFVSRMLGGVGAAMIMPAVMAYVADTTSSEERAQGMGFINAAITTGFIIGPGIGGYLAELGIRVPFFVAAGAAAIVAVITLLVLPESRSAELREEARTMKGNKDSLIIQLMRSYREPYFFGLIIVFVLSFGLANYETVFGLFVDHKFGFTPKDIAFVLTFGSIAGAVVQITAFSWILNKFGESRVISACLMIAGLSILLTLFVHGFVAIVSVTFVVFLAMDILRPAVGTQLSKMADDSQQGLVMGMNSAYTSLGNIAGPIVAGVLFDLDINFPYAVAALVLFISFMLSVGYARRRRSKQVTAVR, from the coding sequence ATGTCATTACTGTTAAAAAACCGGGGAGCGATGCTGCTCCTGATGTTAAATATCTTTTTGGCGTTCACGGGAATTGGTCTGGTTGTCCCTATTATGCCGACCTATATGAACGAGCTGGGCATTGGCGGGAGTGTGGTCGGACTGCTGGTGGCAGCCTTCTCGCTGACGCAGCTGCTGGTCTCGCCCTTCGCCGGAAGACTGTCGGATAAGATGGGCCGCAAAAAAATCATCGTCGGCGGGCTGGCCGTATTCGCCTTCTCGGAGCTTCTGTTCGGTCTCGCTGACGCCTCCTGGGTGCTGTTCGTATCGAGAATGCTTGGCGGTGTTGGCGCCGCGATGATTATGCCTGCGGTTATGGCTTATGTGGCAGATACCACCTCCTCAGAGGAGCGGGCCCAAGGCATGGGCTTCATCAATGCAGCCATTACTACCGGCTTCATCATCGGTCCGGGAATTGGCGGCTATCTTGCGGAGCTTGGCATCCGCGTTCCTTTCTTCGTTGCTGCGGGGGCAGCCGCCATTGTTGCGGTTATTACCTTGCTGGTCCTGCCGGAATCGCGTTCGGCGGAGCTGCGGGAAGAAGCGAGAACGATGAAAGGCAATAAGGATAGTCTAATCATACAGCTCATGCGCTCGTATCGTGAGCCTTATTTCTTCGGATTAATCATTGTATTCGTGCTTTCCTTCGGACTAGCCAACTATGAGACGGTATTCGGACTATTCGTAGATCATAAATTCGGGTTCACTCCCAAGGATATTGCGTTTGTTCTGACGTTTGGTTCCATTGCCGGGGCGGTGGTGCAGATTACCGCATTCAGCTGGATTCTGAACAAATTCGGAGAGAGCCGGGTCATTTCCGCCTGTCTGATGATCGCGGGCCTGTCGATTCTGCTGACGCTGTTCGTGCATGGCTTCGTGGCGATTGTTTCTGTGACCTTTGTTGTTTTTCTGGCTATGGATATTCTTCGTCCGGCTGTCGGCACCCAGCTCTCCAAGATGGCAGATGATTCGCAGCAGGGCCTGGTGATGGGAATGAATTCCGCGTATACGAGCCTTGGCAACATTGCCGGCCCGATTGTGGCGGGGGTCCTGTTCGACCTGGATATCAATTTCCCTTATGCGGTGGCTGCGCTGGTCTTGTTCATCAGTTTCATGTTGTCGGTTGGCTATGCCCGGCGGAGAAGAAGCAAGCAGGTTACTGCGGTGCGCTAG
- a CDS encoding stalk domain-containing protein: MKKILAATALALLLAGAAAASPIDTALSAPAPLSLIVDGQAVLPYAAPFHSGGILYVPARTLLEFYPMQLQWNNTLKQLTLSTSWDKTILTPGSASMQVSYTQTDGGANETLDAPVLLKAGRVYIAAATLDSLTGAVTELKTGGSRVTVTPGDLSTTVRVPAEPLAVAANNNKVKLYAALKDGNTYKGFILEVNGKKQRFNWTVSRDYSHPPQLFYADVDSDGKPEATVVFTLGTGTSLVAQEVHVVKPEQWKEISVPAADEAARAAVSSSISLDQNDVLLKLELPGPAPSKVTLRLPDRAEDGLKYFGSKAAIGAVTYYSVENNKLLADTSLMVGMTESVGTLKLVYKAGKAGMELGSIAFEPHERGEAIVE; this comes from the coding sequence ATGAAAAAAATTCTCGCTGCTACTGCCCTTGCCCTGCTCCTCGCTGGCGCTGCTGCGGCATCACCTATAGATACAGCCCTTTCTGCTCCTGCACCGCTATCTCTTATTGTAGATGGACAAGCCGTCCTGCCCTATGCTGCGCCCTTCCATTCCGGCGGCATCTTGTATGTTCCGGCCCGCACGCTGCTGGAGTTCTATCCGATGCAGCTGCAATGGAATAACACCCTCAAGCAGCTTACTCTGTCCACAAGCTGGGACAAGACGATTCTTACGCCCGGCAGCGCTTCCATGCAAGTCAGCTATACCCAGACGGACGGAGGCGCTAATGAGACGCTGGATGCGCCCGTACTGCTGAAGGCCGGGCGTGTGTACATCGCGGCAGCTACGCTGGACTCCCTAACGGGAGCTGTCACGGAGCTGAAGACCGGAGGAAGCCGGGTTACCGTTACGCCTGGCGATCTGAGCACCACCGTCAGGGTTCCCGCAGAACCTCTTGCCGTTGCCGCCAATAACAACAAGGTGAAGCTTTATGCTGCCCTGAAGGACGGCAATACCTACAAAGGATTCATTCTTGAAGTGAACGGGAAAAAGCAGCGCTTCAACTGGACCGTATCCAGAGACTACTCGCACCCGCCTCAGCTCTTCTATGCCGATGTAGATTCTGACGGCAAACCGGAGGCCACAGTGGTATTTACACTGGGTACCGGTACCTCACTGGTGGCGCAGGAGGTTCATGTGGTTAAGCCGGAACAGTGGAAGGAAATATCGGTGCCTGCTGCGGACGAGGCCGCCCGTGCAGCAGTATCCTCCAGTATTTCGCTGGATCAGAATGATGTGCTGCTGAAGCTGGAGCTTCCGGGACCCGCGCCCTCCAAGGTGACGCTCAGACTCCCGGACCGTGCTGAGGACGGGCTGAAGTATTTCGGAAGCAAAGCGGCCATTGGCGCAGTGACCTACTACTCAGTGGAGAATAACAAACTGCTTGCAGATACCAGCTTGATGGTAGGCATGACCGAGAGTGTCGGTACCCTGAAGCTGGTATATAAGGCAGGTAAGGCGGGGATGGAGCTGGGGTCCATTGCTTTTGAACCGCATGAACGCGGTGAGGCCATTGTGGAGTAA
- a CDS encoding TetR/AcrR family transcriptional regulator encodes MEKKRGRPRNTEAKNAILNASYELLLETGFGAVTVEKIAEQAQVSKATIYKWWPNKAAVVMDGYLYAANARLPIPDTGSAKEDILIHAGTLAQFLTSREGKVITELIGEGQSDTGLAEAYRSRYFGPRREEARKLFERGIAQGELKQGLDIGSCIDLVYGPIFYRLLLTGGELGEASVRALVSLALQALEA; translated from the coding sequence ATGGAGAAAAAAAGAGGCCGTCCGCGCAATACCGAGGCCAAGAACGCTATTCTGAACGCTTCATATGAATTATTGCTGGAGACGGGCTTCGGCGCAGTTACCGTAGAGAAGATCGCGGAGCAGGCCCAGGTCAGTAAGGCAACGATTTATAAATGGTGGCCGAATAAAGCGGCGGTGGTGATGGACGGATATCTGTACGCTGCTAACGCCAGACTTCCAATTCCCGATACCGGTTCCGCCAAGGAGGACATTCTGATTCATGCGGGGACGCTCGCGCAGTTCCTCACCAGCCGGGAAGGTAAAGTCATTACGGAGCTGATCGGTGAAGGGCAATCCGATACCGGACTGGCGGAGGCATACCGGAGCAGATATTTCGGCCCGCGCCGCGAGGAAGCCCGGAAGCTGTTTGAACGGGGGATTGCCCAAGGGGAACTGAAGCAGGGACTCGATATCGGGAGTTGTATTGATCTCGTCTATGGCCCCATCTTCTACCGTCTGCTGCTGACTGGGGGAGAACTGGGCGAGGCTTCCGTCAGAGCCCTGGTGTCGCTTGCCCTTCAGGCGCTTGAAGCGTGA
- a CDS encoding TetR/AcrR family transcriptional regulator, with product MIKGRSDGEETKNRILEHASSLFAQKGYGAVSMNEVCSAAKVSKGSLYHHFPSKDELFLYVVEVDTQKWLNEWEDLRSGISGTEARLYALGDHYAKDIQNPLIHALEEYGRSHTLSKEISERLSHIFESVTEACRVLLQEGMESGYLIRGDLDNYVITLSAMLEGISRVHEITGRTDTPETIRAYYRAGIQILLQGIGSGKMEQ from the coding sequence ATGATTAAGGGACGTTCAGATGGAGAAGAAACGAAGAACCGGATTCTGGAGCATGCCTCCAGTTTATTTGCTCAAAAGGGCTACGGCGCTGTAAGCATGAACGAGGTCTGCTCAGCCGCGAAGGTCAGCAAGGGGAGTCTGTATCACCATTTTCCAAGCAAGGATGAATTGTTCCTGTACGTGGTGGAGGTGGATACCCAGAAGTGGCTCAATGAGTGGGAGGACCTGCGGAGCGGGATTAGCGGAACGGAAGCCCGTCTATACGCGCTGGGGGATCACTATGCGAAGGATATCCAGAATCCGCTGATCCATGCCCTGGAGGAATATGGCAGATCCCATACGCTTTCGAAGGAGATTAGCGAGCGCCTTTCACATATTTTCGAATCGGTAACAGAGGCCTGCCGTGTGCTGCTTCAGGAGGGGATGGAGTCCGGTTACTTGATCCGTGGTGACCTGGATAACTATGTAATCACGCTCAGCGCTATGCTGGAGGGAATCAGCCGGGTCCATGAGATCACAGGCAGGACCGATACCCCGGAGACGATCAGGGCATACTACCGTGCGGGAATTCAGATCCTGCTTCAGGGGATAGGGTCGGGGAAGATGGAGCAATAA
- a CDS encoding DUF4367 domain-containing protein: MQLYRLPGKKNLPEGFAFDHGEFYKDEEGVSGQIVELFFNSKDKNKRIWMQLRLANEENAFSMATDDKVEQVKLKGTDAVLVSDRSLDWEINGVMYGLSTRGLDRAEVLKIAESINW; the protein is encoded by the coding sequence ATTCAACTATATCGCCTACCGGGAAAAAAGAACCTGCCAGAGGGCTTTGCCTTTGACCACGGGGAGTTCTATAAGGATGAGGAGGGCGTAAGCGGGCAGATAGTTGAACTGTTCTTCAACAGCAAGGATAAGAATAAGCGGATCTGGATGCAGCTGCGCCTTGCCAATGAGGAGAATGCCTTTTCAATGGCAACGGACGACAAGGTGGAGCAGGTGAAGCTCAAGGGGACAGATGCAGTTCTGGTCAGTGACAGAAGCCTGGACTGGGAAATAAACGGCGTGATGTACGGCCTCAGCACCCGTGGTCTTGACCGGGCTGAGGTTCTGAAGATCGCAGAGTCGATTAACTGGTAA